From Fretibacterium sp. OH1220_COT-178, the proteins below share one genomic window:
- a CDS encoding TackOD1 domain-containing metal-binding protein yields the protein MEPRFARLKLDAHAVLPAREWLREANSPSDLLDGDANAFILDGNDPELALRTAEAIRRNPHTFAAPVFFTCKQPPRASALADGPVLDPEEAISAARPILDVLEEIDHEAPLSGADFRLLGWLYSRRDRELEPVPDALTPAIYGYPLAECFADDGMDAYHWIQEMQDQGQIASGRLVARIRVCPKCNSPHLNFIDVCPECHSIEIATKELVHCFTCGRISAMEDLLKNEGMRCMHCRTRLRHLGSDYDHPLESMLCSTCRSNFVEPQVLASCYGCGTASLPGELVPRSFHSWRITDKGRISARVGKMEVAYALLDRLGNVTFPYFEQFLGWNLHFVRRYPEQTFTLLVLRFVNLESIADALGNHRMVQLMDAIVSRLKELLRLTDVTSRSTLDTLWFLLPRTSGAQAGNVLKRLESLRDLVSVEDAPRLEMGVASCSFPDDFRQEGREKIIGAKDLLFELSARLGDKG from the coding sequence ATGGAACCGCGTTTTGCCCGTTTAAAACTCGACGCCCACGCGGTGCTCCCCGCTCGCGAGTGGCTGCGCGAGGCAAACTCGCCCTCGGACCTCCTCGACGGCGACGCCAACGCCTTCATCCTGGACGGAAACGACCCGGAACTCGCTCTGAGGACGGCGGAGGCGATACGCCGGAATCCGCACACCTTTGCGGCCCCCGTTTTCTTCACCTGCAAGCAGCCTCCCCGAGCGTCGGCCCTCGCCGACGGGCCGGTTCTCGATCCGGAGGAGGCCATCTCCGCCGCCCGTCCGATCCTGGACGTTCTGGAGGAGATCGACCACGAGGCGCCCCTTTCCGGGGCGGACTTCCGATTGCTGGGGTGGCTCTATTCGCGCAGGGACAGGGAACTGGAGCCCGTCCCCGACGCCTTGACGCCGGCGATCTACGGGTACCCCCTTGCGGAATGCTTCGCGGACGACGGAATGGATGCCTATCACTGGATCCAGGAGATGCAGGACCAGGGCCAGATCGCGTCGGGACGCCTCGTCGCCCGTATCCGCGTCTGTCCGAAGTGCAACTCGCCGCACCTGAACTTCATCGATGTGTGCCCCGAATGCCACAGCATCGAGATAGCGACCAAGGAGCTGGTGCACTGCTTCACCTGCGGCCGGATCTCGGCGATGGAGGACCTGCTGAAGAATGAGGGAATGCGCTGCATGCACTGCCGGACTCGTCTGAGGCATCTAGGCAGCGACTACGACCACCCCTTGGAATCCATGCTCTGTTCGACGTGCAGGAGCAACTTCGTCGAGCCCCAGGTCCTCGCCTCCTGTTACGGGTGCGGCACGGCCAGCCTTCCGGGGGAGCTCGTTCCCCGCAGCTTTCATTCCTGGCGCATCACCGACAAGGGACGCATCTCCGCACGAGTGGGCAAGATGGAGGTTGCCTATGCCCTGCTGGACAGGCTGGGAAACGTCACATTCCCCTACTTCGAGCAATTTCTGGGATGGAACCTGCACTTTGTGCGGCGCTACCCGGAGCAGACCTTCACCCTGCTGGTGCTGCGCTTCGTCAACCTCGAGTCCATAGCCGACGCCCTGGGCAACCACCGCATGGTCCAGCTGATGGACGCCATCGTCTCGCGTCTGAAGGAGCTGCTGCGCCTGACGGACGTGACGTCGCGCTCCACGCTGGACACCCTTTGGTTCCTTCTGCCCCGAACCTCCGGGGCCCAGGCCGGAAACGTTCTCAAGCGCTTGGAGTCCCTTCGGGATCTGGTCTCGGTCGAGGACGCCCCGCGCCTGGAGATGGGGGTCGCCTCCTGCTCCTTTCCGGACGATTTTCGGCAGGAGGGCAGGGAGAAAATCATTGGGGCGAAGGACCTTCTCTTCGAGCTGAGCGCCCGGTTGGGCGACAAGGGGTAG
- a CDS encoding DDE-type integrase/transposase/recombinase: protein MKKEAKRYNKSYPGEMLHLDCKRLPLLKGQVNTDPRDYLFVAIDDYSRELYAAILPDKTAASAGSFPGQVLEECAYTIETAYTDNGKEFQGNPEHHAFAELCMRKGIGQKFTRPATPKTNGGTGHTDLDGDVAR, encoded by the coding sequence TTGAAAAAGGAGGCCAAACGCTACAACAAAAGCTATCCGGGAGAAATGCTTCACCTTGACTGCAAGCGTCTGCCTTTACTGAAGGGACAGGTCAATACCGACCCGCGAGATTATCTTTTCGTGGCGATCGACGACTACAGCCGTGAGCTCTATGCGGCAATCCTGCCGGACAAGACAGCCGCTTCCGCAGGGAGCTTTCCGGGTCAAGTCCTGGAGGAATGCGCCTATACGATTGAGACAGCCTATACGGACAACGGCAAAGAATTTCAAGGGAATCCGGAGCATCACGCTTTTGCGGAGCTGTGCATGAGAAAGGGTATCGGGCAGAAGTTCACGCGCCCGGCAACACCGAAGACCAATGGCGGAACGGGTCATACGGACCTTGATGGAGATGTGGCACGATAA
- a CDS encoding prepilin-type N-terminal cleavage/methylation domain-containing protein produces the protein MNMRKGFTLVELLIVIVIIGILAAAMLLSSGSATASAEASNVVSNLRSLKAAALMFYMTSMDDVEAENGKVPAKFDFEKHLAIYTDNPSKYKKTEYALVSDTNKKWYVGYDLSKVPSSTKDEVAAKLIGKRKSLGLMGSAALGSAPKAEYNNENVIWMIAR, from the coding sequence ATGAATATGCGTAAAGGTTTCACCCTCGTCGAGCTTCTGATCGTCATCGTCATCATCGGTATTTTGGCGGCTGCTATGTTGCTTTCCAGCGGTTCGGCGACAGCTTCTGCAGAGGCCTCCAACGTCGTCAGCAACCTGCGTAGCCTGAAGGCCGCTGCTCTGATGTTCTACATGACCAGCATGGATGACGTCGAGGCTGAGAACGGTAAGGTGCCCGCAAAATTTGATTTTGAGAAACACTTGGCTATCTATACCGATAACCCCAGCAAGTACAAAAAGACGGAGTATGCTTTGGTTTCGGATACTAACAAGAAATGGTATGTGGGTTATGACCTGAGCAAGGTCCCCAGCAGCACGAAGGATGAGGTGGCGGCAAAGCTGATCGGTAAGAGGAAATCGCTGGGGCTTATGGGCTCGGCGGCTTTGGGTAGCGCTCCTAAAGCCGAGTACAACAACGAAAACGTTATATGGATGATCGCCCGTTAG
- a CDS encoding glycosyltransferase family 2 protein encodes MEALSELFSWNFLTPIVRADMTVLWKFIPFVLFFEVPVYLMVFLGVVRATIRRWGERDRTAWYPSVSCIVTCYSEGAEIRKTIRSLCTQIYPGSIQLVVVIDGADQNRDTYDAAQAMRGFVSAHANRSIIVVPKWQRGGRVSTLNTGLKFSTGKVIMALDGDTSFDNNMVERATRHFQDPSVACVAGSLRVRNVRASIVTRMQAIEYFLSIHASKTGLSEFNLVNNISGAFGIFRRSILELIVGWDAGTAEDLDLTLRVKSYFGRQGKKMRIVFDSEAIGHTDVPVSMLGFLRQRLRWDGDLSFIYFRKHRKAFSPRILGWPNFLYQILSGLMFQIMMPILLLIYTVYLFIAFPIRVAVSLMVLVYLFYLTLTLFIWISSVLMLSERLREDLKLTVWLPLFPLFAFVTRLNSCFATFWELWGHGHADTSMAPWWVTRKSKF; translated from the coding sequence ATGGAGGCTCTGTCGGAGCTTTTTTCTTGGAATTTCCTCACTCCCATCGTCCGGGCCGACATGACGGTGCTTTGGAAGTTTATCCCCTTCGTCCTGTTCTTCGAGGTACCCGTCTATCTGATGGTCTTCCTGGGCGTGGTGCGCGCGACCATCCGCCGATGGGGGGAGCGGGACCGTACCGCCTGGTACCCGTCCGTCAGCTGCATCGTCACCTGCTACAGCGAGGGGGCGGAGATCCGCAAGACGATTCGGTCGCTCTGTACGCAGATCTACCCCGGCTCGATCCAGCTCGTCGTGGTGATCGACGGTGCCGATCAGAACCGGGACACCTACGATGCCGCACAGGCCATGCGCGGTTTCGTCTCGGCCCACGCAAATCGCAGCATCATCGTGGTCCCCAAATGGCAGAGGGGCGGGCGGGTATCCACCCTGAACACCGGGCTGAAATTCTCCACAGGAAAAGTCATCATGGCTTTGGACGGCGATACCTCGTTCGACAACAACATGGTGGAGCGGGCGACCCGGCATTTCCAGGACCCCTCCGTCGCGTGCGTAGCCGGCTCCCTGCGCGTCCGCAACGTCCGGGCGAGCATCGTGACCCGCATGCAGGCCATCGAATACTTTCTGTCCATCCACGCCAGCAAGACCGGGCTCAGCGAGTTCAACCTGGTGAACAACATCTCGGGCGCGTTCGGCATCTTCCGGCGTTCCATCCTGGAGCTGATCGTGGGATGGGATGCCGGAACGGCCGAGGATCTGGACCTGACCCTGCGGGTCAAGAGCTATTTCGGGCGCCAGGGGAAAAAGATGCGCATCGTCTTCGACTCCGAGGCGATAGGGCACACCGACGTGCCCGTGTCGATGCTGGGCTTTCTGCGGCAGCGCCTGCGCTGGGACGGGGACCTCTCCTTCATCTATTTCAGAAAGCACCGCAAAGCCTTTTCCCCACGGATCCTGGGGTGGCCCAACTTCCTCTATCAAATCCTGTCCGGATTGATGTTTCAGATCATGATGCCCATCCTGCTTCTGATCTATACCGTCTACCTCTTCATCGCCTTTCCCATCCGGGTGGCTGTGTCCCTGATGGTTCTGGTCTACCTTTTCTACCTGACGCTGACCTTGTTTATCTGGATCTCCTCAGTGCTGATGCTCTCGGAGCGCCTTCGCGAAGATCTCAAACTGACCGTGTGGCTGCCCCTTTTTCCTCTTTTTGCCTTCGTGACCCGATTGAACAGCTGTTTTGCGACATTCTGGGAACTGTGGGGCCATGGCCATGCCGACACGTCCATGGCCCCTTGGTGGGTGACCCGGAAGAGCAAGTTCTGA
- a CDS encoding HlyD family secretion protein, with the protein MPKTGTIIEVPFPVGSEVRKGDILFHVEDDALDAKYERLALLRARLQAMGLSGDVLPGRPTVSGGAIALASEVLNQAEKDRKKVEELLRNRAATEADLRLARQAEDRARADLIREREEHRALLLQAQRNLDTMRAERRQMEAEIEILEAQVVPLEVISPVDGKILHIGVTPGETLTQGVPLATIVDPDSISIVVFADNEALPFIRKDAMVEVRFPGKVSLPARIDRLPTETQAIPGEFMTFAGSKRTIRVLLTPISPIPSEYLIEGLPLIVRWGVRLPGILKRFVNETEGL; encoded by the coding sequence ATGCCCAAGACGGGAACGATCATCGAGGTCCCCTTCCCGGTGGGCAGCGAGGTCAGGAAGGGCGACATCCTGTTTCACGTCGAGGACGATGCTTTGGATGCGAAGTACGAGCGTCTCGCCCTTCTCCGTGCCAGACTGCAGGCCATGGGGCTTTCCGGAGATGTCCTTCCCGGCCGTCCGACAGTGTCGGGAGGGGCAATCGCTCTGGCCTCCGAGGTCCTGAATCAGGCGGAGAAGGACAGGAAAAAAGTTGAGGAGCTTCTGCGCAATCGGGCTGCGACGGAGGCCGATCTTCGGCTGGCTCGCCAGGCGGAGGACCGGGCCAGGGCGGATCTGATCCGGGAACGGGAGGAGCACAGAGCTCTTTTGCTTCAGGCGCAGCGCAACTTGGACACCATGCGTGCCGAGCGCCGTCAGATGGAGGCCGAGATCGAGATCCTGGAGGCTCAGGTCGTTCCCCTCGAAGTCATCAGTCCCGTGGATGGGAAAATTCTCCATATCGGCGTCACTCCCGGGGAGACCCTGACCCAGGGGGTGCCGCTGGCCACGATCGTCGACCCCGATTCCATCTCCATCGTCGTATTCGCAGACAACGAGGCGTTGCCCTTCATCCGCAAGGACGCCATGGTCGAGGTACGTTTTCCCGGAAAGGTCTCCCTTCCCGCCCGTATCGACCGGCTCCCGACCGAAACCCAGGCGATACCGGGAGAGTTCATGACCTTTGCCGGATCCAAGAGAACGATACGCGTCCTTCTGACGCCCATATCCCCCATTCCCTCCGAATACCTGATCGAGGGACTGCCCCTCATCGTTCGCTGGGGAGTCCGGCTTCCCGGGATTTTGAAGCGATTCGTAAACGAAACGGAGGGGCTCTGA
- a CDS encoding type II secretion system F family protein: protein MNFKYRGRSADGSVVEGQVDADTQDMALDILKQRGVLVLAINAAGSGGDAGSVSRRSTEGMSLLDKLKRIGTVPGKTKMVFFRQLATMIKAGLSLTMALDIIAEQEKNLIFQDVLLDVKASIDRGVSLSQAMKQHKEFNTMMISLVQAGEEGGLLDESLERVASLLEKQAALRGKIKSAMFYPTFVILFAIGVVVVFIAFILPKFKQVFAGMNIELPMLTQIMFEVGDYCQENWKLIVGVTFAVITALVWMMKSPVTKPFMDRLKLKLPVVKSLVFKSSMARATQTLASLVTAGVPILRGLEMSEEVAGNDVIRVGFADLQAAAKAGLHLGDAAKQAKVFPPLVCQMMRIGEETGHLDDMLERVATWYDQELDEQIKAMTSLMEPIMIVIVGGIVALIAMAIFGPITAAISQF, encoded by the coding sequence ATGAATTTCAAGTACAGAGGCCGTTCCGCGGACGGCAGCGTCGTCGAGGGGCAGGTGGATGCGGACACCCAGGATATGGCCCTGGACATCCTGAAGCAACGGGGCGTTCTGGTTCTGGCGATCAACGCGGCCGGGTCCGGAGGAGATGCAGGCAGCGTCTCGCGGCGCTCCACCGAGGGCATGTCGCTCTTGGACAAACTGAAGCGTATCGGGACGGTGCCCGGGAAGACCAAGATGGTCTTCTTCCGCCAGCTCGCCACGATGATCAAGGCGGGGCTGAGCCTGACCATGGCGCTCGACATCATCGCGGAGCAGGAGAAGAACCTGATCTTCCAGGACGTCCTGCTGGACGTCAAGGCCAGCATCGACCGGGGTGTCTCCCTGAGCCAGGCCATGAAGCAGCACAAGGAGTTCAACACCATGATGATCTCGCTGGTGCAGGCGGGCGAGGAAGGGGGGCTTCTGGACGAGTCCCTGGAGCGCGTGGCGAGCCTGCTGGAGAAGCAGGCGGCCCTGAGGGGCAAGATCAAGTCCGCCATGTTCTACCCCACCTTCGTCATCCTGTTCGCGATCGGCGTGGTGGTGGTCTTCATCGCGTTCATCCTGCCGAAGTTCAAGCAGGTCTTCGCGGGGATGAACATCGAGCTGCCGATGCTGACGCAGATCATGTTCGAGGTGGGGGACTACTGCCAGGAGAACTGGAAGCTGATCGTGGGGGTGACGTTCGCCGTGATCACGGCCCTGGTCTGGATGATGAAGAGTCCTGTGACCAAGCCCTTCATGGACCGGCTGAAGCTCAAGCTGCCGGTGGTCAAGAGCCTGGTGTTCAAGTCCTCCATGGCCCGGGCCACCCAGACCCTGGCGTCCCTGGTCACTGCGGGTGTGCCCATCCTGAGGGGGCTCGAGATGTCGGAGGAGGTGGCAGGCAACGACGTGATCCGCGTCGGGTTCGCCGACTTGCAGGCCGCGGCCAAGGCGGGCCTGCACTTGGGCGACGCCGCCAAGCAGGCCAAAGTGTTTCCCCCTTTGGTGTGTCAGATGATGCGCATCGGCGAGGAAACGGGCCACCTGGACGACATGTTGGAGCGCGTGGCGACTTGGTACGACCAGGAGCTGGACGAACAGATCAAGGCCATGACCTCTTTGATGGAGCCCATCATGATCGTGATCGTGGGCGGAATCGTGGCCCTGATCGCAATGGCCATCTTCGGCCCCATCACAGCGGCAATTTCGCAGTTCTGA
- a CDS encoding integrase core domain-containing protein: MAERVIRTLMEMWHDKEHFESPELRRKSLARFVNDYNWVKPHKALGNLTPGEKLCLYFSARIL, from the coding sequence ATGGCGGAACGGGTCATACGGACCTTGATGGAGATGTGGCACGATAAGGAGCATTTCGAGTCTCCGGAGCTTCGCAGAAAATCACTGGCCCGTTTCGTCAATGACTACAACTGGGTCAAACCTCACAAAGCTCTGGGTAATTTGACACCGGGAGAAAAGCTCTGTTTATATTTTTCAGCCAGGATTTTGTAA
- a CDS encoding type IV pilus twitching motility protein PilT, with protein sequence MPISLRSLLDEVIARDASDLHIGVGVPPAIRIDGQLRHVEGAGVPTGADIEKAFLEVLSKGQYEIFKASREMDFSFAHRAANGKEARFRGNCFQEAHGLAAAFRLIPAYIRSIDDLGIPSVLKEIARKRRGLFLVTGPTGHGKSTTLAAIIKEINATRYEHIITIEDPIEYVHRSDRCLVHQREVGSDTASFAEGLRRALRQDPDVILIGELRDLETISAAVTAAETGHLVLGTLHTQDAAQSIDRLIDVFPPHQQQQIRVQLASVLVGICSQQLIPKGTTGGRICATELLIANPAVRNCIREGKISQIKTVIQTGAGIGMHTMEQKLSEFVKNRILPLDAALAYAYDPQDLQRILMMQAG encoded by the coding sequence TTGCCTATCAGCTTGAGATCCCTGTTGGACGAGGTCATTGCAAGGGACGCCAGCGACCTGCACATCGGCGTGGGGGTCCCCCCGGCGATACGGATCGACGGCCAGCTTCGCCACGTCGAGGGGGCGGGGGTGCCGACGGGCGCCGACATCGAGAAGGCCTTTCTGGAGGTGCTGTCGAAGGGCCAGTACGAAATCTTCAAGGCGTCGCGGGAGATGGACTTCAGTTTCGCCCACAGGGCGGCGAACGGCAAGGAGGCGCGTTTTCGCGGCAACTGCTTCCAGGAGGCCCACGGGCTGGCGGCCGCCTTCCGTCTGATCCCGGCCTACATCCGCTCGATCGACGATCTGGGGATTCCCTCCGTATTGAAGGAGATCGCCCGCAAGCGTCGCGGGCTCTTTCTGGTGACGGGGCCCACGGGCCACGGCAAGAGCACCACCCTGGCGGCGATCATCAAGGAGATCAACGCCACCCGTTACGAGCACATCATCACAATCGAGGACCCCATCGAGTACGTGCACCGTTCGGACCGCTGCCTGGTGCACCAGCGGGAGGTGGGGTCGGACACGGCGAGCTTCGCCGAGGGCCTGAGGCGCGCCCTGCGCCAGGACCCGGACGTGATCCTGATCGGCGAGCTTCGGGACCTGGAGACCATCTCGGCGGCGGTCACGGCAGCGGAGACGGGGCACTTGGTTCTGGGCACGCTCCACACTCAGGACGCGGCGCAGTCCATCGACCGCCTGATCGACGTCTTTCCGCCCCACCAGCAGCAGCAGATCCGGGTGCAGCTGGCGTCGGTCCTGGTGGGCATCTGTTCGCAGCAGCTCATCCCGAAGGGGACCACCGGCGGACGGATCTGCGCCACGGAGCTCCTGATCGCCAACCCTGCGGTGCGCAACTGCATCCGGGAAGGAAAGATCAGCCAGATCAAGACCGTGATCCAGACGGGGGCCGGCATCGGGATGCACACGATGGAGCAGAAGCTCTCGGAGTTTGTCAAAAACAGAATACTGCCCCTGGACGCTGCTTTGGCCTACGCCTACGATCCCCAGGACCTTCAGAGGATCCTGATGATGCAGGCGGGCTAG